The DNA window TATCTGCCGCTGGCATCATGAAAAATGGGACGGCAGAGGATATCCGGACGGTCTCAAGGGAGACGAAATTCCAATCTGGGCACAGGTAGTGGCTCTGGCGGACTGTTATGACGCCCTTGTAAGCGAACGCGTTTATAAACCGGCCTACAGTCACGAGAAGGCGCTGGAGATGATACAGGGAGGCGAGTGCGGCCAGTTTAACCCGGCCCTTTTGAAGGCATTTGCCGAAGTATCCGACATCTTGAAGCAGCAGGGTGGCGACAAGAACAGGTCGGAGGCGGATCAATAAACGGTTTTATTTTAGAGAGAATGGAAGCAGACAGTGGTCTGCTTCTTTTTTTGATTGGCAATGAAAAGTTCCCGAAGCGTGCTTTTCGTTGCTTCGGCGTTCTGTGCGCGGCAGGTTTTACGGACCGGCAGCCTGACCTTATTACGTTTATCCGGTATGATTTTTACATAATTAAATGTTCTGAAAAAGACTTAATAAAAAAGAAAAGAAACGTAAAGAAAAATACGAAAATTGAAAGATTCTGACACTGGACAAAATTGCCAGTATTTCTTATCATATAAGTAACAGCATTTTACAAAAAACGACAAAGTGGAGAGGGGTAAATGTATGGAGAATTTTGGTACACTTATTATTATTGCAGTGGTTGCAGTCCTAATCATCGGTATCTTTGCAGGCGGCTACGTGAAAGCTCCGCCGGACAAGGCATTCCTGATTTCCGGCCTGAAAAAGGAACCCAGAATCCTGATCGGAAAAGCAGGTATCCGGATTCCGTTTCTGGAGAGACTGGACAGACTGTATCTGGGGCAGATGACGGTGGACATTAAGACGGACACCTACATTCCGACCAACGACTTTATCAACGTTATGGTGGATGCCGTGGCCAAGATACGTATCTCGGAAGACCCGGTTAAGATGAAACTGGCGGCCAGAAACTTCTTAAATAAGAACCAGGATCAGATTGCGGCGGATTTGACGGATTCCTTACAGGGTAATATGCGTGAAATCATAGGAACTCTTTCTCTGCGCGCCATCAATACGGATCGCGATTCATTCTCCGATCAGGTAATGGAAAAAGCGTCAAAGGATATGGAGAAGCTGGGAATTGAAATTCTTTCCTGCAATATTCAGAACGTGGAAGACGAGCATGGGCTGATTCAGGACATGGGTATGGATAACACCAGTAAGATTAGAAAAGAGGCATCCATTGCGAAGGCCGAGGCGGAGCGTGATATCGCCATCGCCCAGGCGGCGGCCGACAAGGCGGCCAATGACGCAAGGGTACTGGCCGAGACCGAGATTGCAAAGAAAAATACGGAGCTTGACATCAAAAGGGCCGAACTGAAGACCAATGCTGATACAAAGAAGGCGGAGGCCGATGCCGCATACGAGATTCAGAGCCAGGAACAGCAGAAGACCATCCAGATTGCGACTGTAAATGCCCAGATTGCCAAGGCGGAGAGAGAAGCGGAGCTGCGCCGCCAGGAAGTGGAAGTACAGCAGCAGGCCCTGGAAGCGGAGATTAACAAAACGGCCGATGCTGAGCGCTACCGCGTGGAGCAGGAGGCAGCTGCCCAGCTGACCAAACGCCAGAGAGAGGCCGAAGCAAAGAAATACGAGCAGGAGAAAGAAGCCGAGGCGAGGAAAGCACTCGCAGATGCGGCAAGATACAGCGCAGAGCAGGAGGCGGAGGGGATCCGCGCCAAAGGTGAAGCGGAGGCATCCGCCATTGAGGCAAAAGCCAAGGCGGAGGCGGAAGGTATGCAGAAGAAGGCAGAGGCGTTCAAACTCTATAACAATGCCGCCATTATTCAGATGCTGGTTGAAATTCTGCCGGATATGGCAGCTCAGGTATCCAAATCCGTGGAGCAGATTGATAAGATTACGATCTTTGGAGGAGGCTCCGGGAGTGATGGTGTGCAGAGTATCTCCGACTATGTGCCGATAGGAATGGCCAAAACATTCGAGACAATCAAAGAAGCCACCGGCGTCGATCTGGCGGAGGTAATCCGCGGCGAGACATATGATGCCAAGGTCAACCGGAACATCAGCATCTCTGATATTCCGGAACTGAAGGCTACGCTGGAAGTGCAGAAGGAGACAGAGAAGAAAGAAACTGTTGAAACGGAACCGGCAACAAATGACCGGATAAAATCCGTCGTGCCTGAAGAGGGGACGTCACGATAAGAGTAAGCGCCTGCCGGTTCCGGCAGGCGCTCTGATTGAGTGGCAATGAAAAGTTCGCGAAGCGTGCTTTTCGTTGTTTTAGACCAGTAAGGCAAAGCCTGTATTGTAAAAGCATAGGAAAAAGTCAGGAAACTATTGTCCGGCGTCGCAAAAAAAATTATAATGGAGATAGCGTCTTATAGAAAGAGAGGAGTGGAGCAGGCAAATAAAATTTCTATTGACTTGCCCCCAAAAACCTAGTATCATTACTAATAAGTAATAGTACTTTAATTAAATATACTTATAAGTACAACTAATAAATTTATTATCAAACAGTAATGAATTATTCTGCACATACCGCAGAGTAACTGCAAATGAAAATCCAGAAGATAAACAAGCAGAAAAGGAGAACAAACAATGGCTAAAGTAGGAATTGTAATGGGAAGTGACTCTGATATGCCTGTAATGGCCCAGGCAGCGGATTTCCTGGAGAAGATGGGAATTGATTTTGAGATGACGGTAATTTCAGCCCACAGGGAGCCTGATGTATTTTTTAAATATGCCAAGTCCGCTGAGGAGAGGGGCTATAAAGTAATTATTGCCGGTGCCGGGAAAGCTGCCCATCTGCCGGGAATGTGTGCCGCCCTGTTCCAGATGCCGGTTATCGGTATTCCGATGAAGACCTCTGATTTAGGCGGAGTTGATTCTCTTTATTCTATCGTACAGATGCCGTCCGGTATCCCGGTTGCAACGGTTGCCATTAACGGCGGAAAGAATGCGGGAATCCTGGCTGCCAAGATCCTGGCCACATCCGATCCGGAACTGCTTCAGAAGTTAAAAGACTACTCCGAAGAGATGAAGAATGAAGTAGTTGCGAAAGCGGAGAAATTGGATCAGATTGGTTACAAAGAGTATGTAGCCCAGATGAAGAAATAAGCGTACCTGTTTGGAAGAGCATATAGAGCGAAAACTAAGAAGTTGAAAATAGAACAGTGAATTCAAAGATACTGGAGGAAAAAGATGGATTACAAGAACGCCGGAGTTGATATTGAAGCTGGATACAAATCAGTTGAGCTGATGAAAGAACATGTAAAAGGAACCATGAGACCGGAAGTAATGGGAGGCCTGGGAGGATTTTCAGGAGCTTTCTCCGCCGCTGCTTTTAAAGAGATGGATGAGCCGGTGCTGCTGTCGGGAACCGATGGTGTGGGAACAAAGTTAAAACTTGCTTTCCTGATGGATAAACATGATACGGTCGGCATCGACTGTGTTGCCATGTGTGTCAACGACGTGGCATGTGCAGGCGGCGAGCCCCTGTTTTTCCTGGATTACATTGCCTGTGGCAAGAATGTGCCTGAGAAAATCGCAACCATCGTAAGCGGCGTTGCGGAAGGCTGTAAGCAGTCGGGCGCGGCCCTTGTAGGCGGCGAGACGGCTGAAATGCCTGGATTTTATCCGGAGGATGAGTACGATCTGGCAGGTTTTGCGGTTGGCGCGGTAGATAAAAAGGATCTGATTACGGGTGAAAACCTGGAGGCCGGTGACGTCCTCATCGGAATGGCATCCTCAGGCGTGCACAGCAACGGTTTTTCCCTTGTCCGTAAGGTATTTGAGAACGAACTGACGACAGAAGGGCTGAATACTTATTATGAGGAGCTGAACGCCACACTGGGCGAGGCCCTGATTGCCCCGACTAAAATTTATGTAAAAGCGCTTAAATCGGTCAAAGAAGCCGGCGTCACAATAAAAGCGTGCAGCCATATCACAGGCGGCGGATTCTACGAGAATATTCCGCGTATGTTAAAGGAAGGAACACGCGCCGTAGTGAAGAAAGACAGCTACGAAGTTCCTGCCATCTTCAGACTTCTGGCGAAGAAGGGCAATATTGAAGAAGAGATGATGTACAATACCTATAATATGGGCCTTGGAATGATTATGGCAGTCGCTCCCGCTGATGTGGATAAGACGATGGAAGCGG is part of the [Clostridium] symbiosum genome and encodes:
- a CDS encoding SPFH domain-containing protein, which codes for MENFGTLIIIAVVAVLIIGIFAGGYVKAPPDKAFLISGLKKEPRILIGKAGIRIPFLERLDRLYLGQMTVDIKTDTYIPTNDFINVMVDAVAKIRISEDPVKMKLAARNFLNKNQDQIAADLTDSLQGNMREIIGTLSLRAINTDRDSFSDQVMEKASKDMEKLGIEILSCNIQNVEDEHGLIQDMGMDNTSKIRKEASIAKAEAERDIAIAQAAADKAANDARVLAETEIAKKNTELDIKRAELKTNADTKKAEADAAYEIQSQEQQKTIQIATVNAQIAKAEREAELRRQEVEVQQQALEAEINKTADAERYRVEQEAAAQLTKRQREAEAKKYEQEKEAEARKALADAARYSAEQEAEGIRAKGEAEASAIEAKAKAEAEGMQKKAEAFKLYNNAAIIQMLVEILPDMAAQVSKSVEQIDKITIFGGGSGSDGVQSISDYVPIGMAKTFETIKEATGVDLAEVIRGETYDAKVNRNISISDIPELKATLEVQKETEKKETVETEPATNDRIKSVVPEEGTSR
- the purE gene encoding 5-(carboxyamino)imidazole ribonucleotide mutase → MAKVGIVMGSDSDMPVMAQAADFLEKMGIDFEMTVISAHREPDVFFKYAKSAEERGYKVIIAGAGKAAHLPGMCAALFQMPVIGIPMKTSDLGGVDSLYSIVQMPSGIPVATVAINGGKNAGILAAKILATSDPELLQKLKDYSEEMKNEVVAKAEKLDQIGYKEYVAQMKK
- the purM gene encoding phosphoribosylformylglycinamidine cyclo-ligase gives rise to the protein MDYKNAGVDIEAGYKSVELMKEHVKGTMRPEVMGGLGGFSGAFSAAAFKEMDEPVLLSGTDGVGTKLKLAFLMDKHDTVGIDCVAMCVNDVACAGGEPLFFLDYIACGKNVPEKIATIVSGVAEGCKQSGAALVGGETAEMPGFYPEDEYDLAGFAVGAVDKKDLITGENLEAGDVLIGMASSGVHSNGFSLVRKVFENELTTEGLNTYYEELNATLGEALIAPTKIYVKALKSVKEAGVTIKACSHITGGGFYENIPRMLKEGTRAVVKKDSYEVPAIFRLLAKKGNIEEEMMYNTYNMGLGMIMAVAPADVDKTMEAVKAAGETPYIVGSIEAGEKGVTLC